The Fructilactobacillus myrtifloralis genome contains a region encoding:
- a CDS encoding aldo/keto reductase: MVYKASEQRYDQMKVRRAGNSGLQLPALSFGTWHSFGDDANFQDSENIMLAAFDRGIFSFDLANNYGPGSGAAERMFGQVYRRDLKPYRDELIITTKAGFHMWPGVYGNFSSKKTLVAALDQSLERMGLDYVDIYYSHRFDPNTRLEETAEALDGLVKTGKALYIGISNYDGPQTAKMIELFQELHTPFVVNQSSYNMLNRTPETDGTLQTLADAHDGLVAYGPLAEGLLTDKYLNGIPDDIHLHFTNNFILEKGEATAIKKLNQLNELAHNRNQTLAQMAMAWLLNNPTVTSVVTGASKVEHLDDNLKALDNLDFTNDELEAIDKIVKE, encoded by the coding sequence ATGGTATATAAAGCAAGTGAACAACGCTACGATCAAATGAAGGTACGTCGGGCCGGCAACTCCGGGTTACAACTACCAGCACTCTCATTTGGAACGTGGCACAGTTTTGGTGACGATGCGAACTTTCAGGATAGCGAAAATATCATGTTGGCGGCCTTTGACCGTGGCATTTTCAGCTTTGACCTCGCCAATAACTATGGACCGGGTTCAGGAGCTGCCGAAAGAATGTTTGGGCAAGTTTACCGGCGTGATTTAAAACCATACCGGGATGAATTAATTATTACCACCAAGGCGGGCTTCCACATGTGGCCAGGGGTGTATGGTAACTTTTCTTCGAAAAAGACCCTGGTAGCTGCGTTGGACCAAAGTTTGGAACGGATGGGCTTGGACTACGTTGACATTTATTACAGTCACCGGTTTGATCCGAACACGCGGTTGGAAGAAACTGCTGAAGCGTTAGACGGATTAGTCAAAACGGGGAAGGCCCTCTACATTGGGATTTCGAACTACGATGGTCCGCAAACGGCCAAGATGATTGAACTCTTTCAAGAATTGCACACGCCGTTTGTGGTTAACCAGAGTTCTTACAACATGTTAAACCGGACCCCGGAAACGGATGGAACGTTGCAAACGTTAGCGGACGCCCATGATGGGTTAGTAGCGTACGGTCCTCTGGCGGAAGGGTTACTAACGGATAAGTATTTAAACGGAATTCCGGATGACATCCACCTGCACTTTACGAATAACTTCATTCTTGAAAAAGGGGAAGCCACGGCGATTAAGAAGTTAAATCAACTGAACGAGCTCGCCCACAACCGGAACCAAACCCTGGCACAAATGGCAATGGCCTGGTTATTGAATAACCCCACCGTTACTAGCGTAGTGACGGGGGCTTCCAAGGTGGAACACTTGGATGATAACCTCAAGGCCTTGGACAACTTGGACTTTACTAACGACGAATTAGAAGCGATTGATAAGATCGTGAAAGAATAA
- a CDS encoding ribose-phosphate diphosphokinase — MTTKPQPVIFALNANRPLAEKIARVSGMPIGQATINHFSDGEIKISIDQSVRGKDVYVIQSLSNPVNDNLMELLIMIDALRRTSARQINVVIPYYGYSRSDRKARAREPITAKLIASFLQASGVHRVVTLDLHAAQIQGFFDIPVDHLQPSRLISNYLHEHHLDDDAVVVAPDHNGVGRARAIANRLDLPLAIVDNREPDTSDQVPETVIGSVAGKTALVVDDLIVTGRKMQVSAAALRQAGCQRVIVIATHPVFSAETPAKLNDQNIDQVIVTDSIVIPHPEQIPTLTIISVGELFGDALKLIQEQKSTHRLFRGGTSDGI, encoded by the coding sequence TTGACCACAAAACCGCAACCAGTTATTTTTGCTTTAAACGCCAACCGCCCCCTCGCCGAAAAAATCGCCCGGGTTAGTGGGATGCCAATTGGGCAAGCCACCATTAACCACTTTAGTGATGGGGAGATTAAGATTTCGATTGACCAAAGTGTCCGGGGCAAAGACGTGTATGTTATCCAATCCCTTTCCAATCCCGTTAATGATAACCTGATGGAACTGTTGATTATGATCGATGCCCTACGCCGGACCAGCGCCCGCCAGATTAACGTTGTTATCCCGTACTACGGCTATTCGCGTTCTGATCGCAAAGCCCGGGCGCGGGAACCAATTACTGCCAAGTTAATTGCGAGCTTTTTGCAAGCTAGTGGGGTGCACCGGGTGGTGACGCTTGATCTACACGCGGCGCAAATTCAAGGTTTTTTTGATATTCCCGTTGATCATTTACAACCCAGTCGTCTCATTAGTAACTACCTCCACGAGCATCACTTAGATGACGATGCGGTAGTCGTGGCGCCCGATCATAACGGTGTCGGGCGCGCTCGTGCGATTGCTAATCGCTTGGATCTACCCTTAGCAATTGTGGACAATCGGGAACCGGATACGTCAGATCAAGTTCCGGAAACCGTGATTGGCTCCGTCGCAGGAAAAACAGCCCTAGTAGTGGACGATTTGATTGTCACGGGGCGCAAGATGCAGGTGTCGGCGGCGGCGCTGCGGCAGGCCGGGTGTCAGCGGGTGATTGTGATTGCTACGCACCCGGTCTTTTCCGCGGAAACACCCGCTAAGCTAAACGATCAAAACATTGACCAGGTGATTGTGACGGATTCCATCGTCATTCCGCACCCGGAACAAATTCCCACGTTGACCATCATTTCAGTTGGGGAATTATTTGGGGATGCGTTAAAATTAATTCAGGAACAAAAATCCACACACCGCTTATTTAGAGGAGGAACTTCGGATGGTATATAA
- a CDS encoding ATP-dependent RecD-like DNA helicase — MSLFDEHHPEYQPATAQLTGKVATTFFEGNDSFYKVLLVQVEEHNFQWDEPEIVVTGNFAEINDELSYRFIGKLVDHPKYGKQFQATNYERATQTSTAGLIKYLSGSDFPGIGPKTATKVVNQLGTELIPKLLKDPDALNGLGLKPRQRDTILQTIRQNNGAEQVIVGLNSYGFGSSLAAAIFKKYHEQALEIIETDPYRLVEDIANISFKRADQIAQRVGIDYNNPGRLRAGLLTTLDRLSISSGNTYSTTKEVMNASFQILDTDPNQTIDDQKLAAALKQLVQDGKVQVDQDRIYLKNLFQAEWQIAENVHRILQAADAAPADPNRLISQVEQESHIQYDASQVQAIESALSHALFLLTGGPGTGKTTIINGIVQAYATDHDLSLDPHDYRGDEPYPVLLAAPTGRAAKKMGEATGLPASTIHRLLGLNGDDTDATGNALDGELLIIDEMSMVDTELFTKLVQAIPTGMKVILVGDQDQLPSVGPGQVFSDLIRSQLIPTMQLTQIHRQSQDSTIITLAHQLKDGIVPSDLLTKEPDRSFIQCDVRQAVPVIEQIVSKAQAKDFQATDIQVLAPMYRGEVGIDHLNQAVQAIFNPPSAKRKQVETDHGCFRIGDKVLQLVNDPEHNVFNGDIGKIVGLTINPEGKQYLDKLTVAFDQTEVTYSRNDWKQLTLAYCTSIHKAQGSEFPMVILPVVAPYRRMLDRNLLYTAVTRAASKLVLVGDASVFQAALAKEASRRKTGLPDRLRSAFQGEPEAATTSQATTTTTATHDPQPVDPAANAEQDTVLTMAAIERQAIDPMIGMAGVTPQNFLDAKSQ, encoded by the coding sequence ATGAGTCTTTTTGATGAGCACCACCCAGAGTATCAACCAGCAACCGCTCAGTTAACCGGCAAGGTTGCCACGACCTTTTTTGAGGGGAATGATAGCTTTTATAAGGTGTTATTGGTCCAGGTGGAAGAACACAACTTTCAGTGGGATGAACCGGAAATCGTGGTAACGGGGAACTTTGCCGAAATTAACGACGAGCTGAGTTACCGGTTTATCGGGAAACTAGTGGACCATCCCAAATATGGAAAGCAGTTTCAAGCTACGAACTATGAACGTGCGACGCAAACCTCAACTGCTGGTTTGATTAAATACTTATCCGGGAGTGATTTCCCGGGGATTGGCCCAAAGACCGCTACCAAGGTGGTTAACCAGCTGGGAACGGAGTTAATTCCGAAACTATTAAAGGATCCGGACGCCTTAAACGGCCTGGGTTTGAAACCCCGGCAACGGGACACGATTTTACAGACCATCCGGCAAAATAACGGAGCCGAACAGGTGATTGTTGGCCTCAATAGTTATGGGTTTGGCAGTTCGTTAGCAGCCGCGATTTTCAAAAAGTATCACGAACAGGCCCTAGAAATCATTGAAACTGATCCGTATCGGCTAGTCGAAGATATTGCAAACATTAGCTTTAAGCGGGCCGATCAAATTGCCCAACGAGTTGGGATTGACTATAACAATCCGGGACGGTTACGAGCGGGGTTACTAACCACCCTGGACCGGCTGTCGATTAGTAGTGGAAATACCTACTCCACGACGAAGGAAGTGATGAACGCCAGCTTTCAAATTTTAGATACCGATCCGAACCAAACGATTGACGATCAGAAACTGGCTGCAGCGTTAAAACAACTGGTGCAGGACGGCAAGGTGCAGGTCGATCAGGATCGCATTTACCTAAAAAACCTCTTTCAGGCGGAATGGCAAATTGCGGAGAACGTGCACCGCATTTTACAGGCGGCGGATGCTGCTCCAGCTGATCCGAACCGGTTGATTAGTCAGGTGGAACAAGAGAGTCACATTCAGTACGATGCTTCCCAGGTTCAGGCGATTGAATCCGCACTGAGCCACGCCCTTTTCCTCCTAACCGGGGGGCCCGGAACCGGGAAAACGACGATCATTAATGGGATTGTCCAGGCCTATGCCACCGACCACGACTTATCGTTAGACCCTCATGACTATCGTGGGGATGAGCCCTATCCCGTCTTACTAGCAGCACCGACCGGCCGGGCGGCGAAAAAGATGGGGGAAGCGACGGGGTTACCGGCCAGCACCATTCACCGCTTGCTGGGGTTAAACGGCGACGACACGGATGCCACCGGGAACGCCCTTGACGGAGAGTTACTAATCATCGATGAGATGTCCATGGTGGATACCGAACTGTTTACCAAACTCGTGCAGGCGATTCCAACCGGGATGAAGGTGATTCTGGTTGGGGATCAAGACCAGCTGCCATCCGTCGGACCGGGGCAAGTCTTTTCTGATTTAATTCGGTCCCAGTTGATTCCAACGATGCAGCTCACGCAAATTCACCGCCAGAGTCAGGATTCAACCATTATTACTCTGGCTCACCAGTTAAAGGACGGGATTGTTCCTTCCGATTTACTGACTAAGGAACCGGATCGAAGTTTCATTCAGTGTGACGTGCGCCAAGCGGTGCCCGTCATTGAACAAATCGTTAGTAAGGCGCAGGCGAAGGACTTTCAAGCCACTGACATCCAAGTTTTAGCCCCCATGTATCGAGGTGAGGTGGGCATTGATCACCTGAACCAGGCAGTCCAAGCAATCTTTAATCCGCCCAGTGCCAAGCGCAAACAGGTGGAAACGGACCATGGCTGCTTTCGGATCGGGGATAAGGTCTTACAACTGGTTAATGATCCGGAACATAACGTGTTTAACGGAGACATTGGAAAAATCGTGGGCCTAACCATTAATCCCGAAGGTAAGCAGTACCTCGATAAACTAACGGTGGCCTTTGACCAGACGGAAGTAACCTATTCCAGAAATGACTGGAAGCAGTTAACCCTGGCGTACTGTACCTCTATCCATAAAGCGCAGGGAAGTGAGTTTCCAATGGTGATTTTACCGGTTGTGGCGCCGTATCGCCGGATGCTTGATCGGAACTTGTTATACACGGCGGTAACCCGGGCGGCCAGCAAACTGGTCCTCGTTGGGGATGCCAGTGTTTTTCAAGCAGCGTTAGCCAAAGAAGCGAGCCGCCGCAAAACCGGGCTGCCCGACCGTCTCCGCTCCGCGTTTCAAGGGGAACCGGAGGCTGCTACCACCTCACAAGCAACAACCACGACCACCGCAACTCATGATCCCCAACCAGTGGATCCAGCCGCAAATGCGGAGCAGGACACAGTGTTAACGATGGCCGCCATTGAACGGCAGGCTATCGATCCCATGATTGGGATGGCAGGGGTGACGCCCCAAAATTTTCTTGATGCTAAATCACAGTGA
- a CDS encoding tetratricopeptide repeat protein — protein MAEHADAEADEKQERAAATLHRLITDIDEHPNDYRPYYDLSAFLIQLKSYAQAEELLMKALGLFADRSHTAKDTLTYGLGNVYYAAGEFTKAIQQFQQVTDPALKQDAYIMLGQSYYGEKNYGKALAFLITAHDHAKQDPELNRLIGDCLLASGDLQAAADFYQQTVAANPNDAAAHFNLGVIELSNGHREQAEAEFERARALDENYFMTHRERIADIEKVLRKQPKE, from the coding sequence ATGGCAGAACATGCAGATGCAGAAGCAGACGAAAAACAGGAGCGGGCCGCCGCCACGTTGCACCGGTTAATCACGGACATCGATGAGCATCCCAATGACTATCGTCCCTATTACGACCTCAGTGCTTTCTTGATTCAACTCAAGAGCTACGCGCAGGCCGAAGAATTACTGATGAAGGCGCTCGGGTTGTTTGCGGATCGGAGTCACACGGCCAAGGACACGTTGACCTACGGACTCGGGAACGTGTACTACGCCGCCGGAGAATTTACGAAGGCGATTCAACAATTTCAACAGGTAACGGACCCCGCTTTAAAGCAGGATGCGTACATCATGTTGGGACAAAGTTATTATGGCGAAAAGAACTACGGCAAGGCGTTGGCCTTTTTGATTACCGCTCATGACCACGCGAAGCAGGATCCGGAACTGAATCGCTTAATCGGTGATTGTTTACTGGCGAGTGGGGACTTACAGGCAGCCGCTGATTTTTACCAGCAGACGGTAGCTGCGAATCCAAACGACGCGGCCGCGCACTTTAACTTGGGGGTCATTGAACTAAGTAACGGCCATCGCGAGCAGGCGGAAGCCGAGTTTGAACGAGCCCGTGCGCTGGATGAAAATTACTTTATGACCCATCGGGAGCGCATTGCAGACATTGAAAAAGTGCTGCGCAAGCAGCCAAAGGAGTAA
- a CDS encoding histidine phosphatase family protein: MKLYFVRHGKTEWNLESRYQGAGGDSELLPASYQEMQLVGNYLKDIPFAHVYASPIKRARITAGVIQSQLQHPAPLSLDNRLEEFRLGKFEGMKFADAEAQYPETFNDFRNHPDQYDPTPIGGESFPDLIKRMRSKINEITTNFDNDAKLLIVSHGAALNALINSLLGIPLKDLRKRGGLANTSTTILETTDHGQSFKLLDWNDTSYLDHPVRDSDLV; the protein is encoded by the coding sequence ATGAAATTATACTTTGTACGCCACGGCAAAACCGAATGGAACCTAGAGAGTCGCTATCAGGGCGCGGGTGGGGATTCCGAATTACTGCCGGCCAGTTATCAAGAAATGCAGCTCGTGGGAAACTACCTAAAGGACATTCCCTTTGCCCATGTGTATGCGAGCCCAATTAAGCGGGCCCGGATTACGGCAGGTGTGATTCAGAGTCAGTTGCAACACCCCGCTCCGCTGAGTCTGGATAATCGCTTAGAGGAATTTCGGCTTGGGAAGTTTGAAGGAATGAAATTTGCGGACGCTGAAGCGCAATATCCAGAGACGTTTAACGATTTTCGCAATCATCCGGACCAGTACGATCCCACTCCGATTGGAGGCGAATCCTTTCCAGACTTGATTAAGCGGATGCGCAGTAAAATTAATGAGATTACCACGAATTTTGATAATGATGCGAAGCTTTTAATTGTCAGCCATGGAGCGGCGTTAAACGCGTTGATTAACTCGTTACTGGGAATTCCATTAAAGGACTTACGGAAACGGGGTGGCCTGGCCAACACCAGTACGACGATTTTAGAAACTACCGACCACGGTCAGAGTTTTAAACTACTGGATTGGAACGACACCAGCTACTTGGATCACCCGGTTCGGGATTCAGATTTAGTGTAG
- a CDS encoding DEAD/DEAH box helicase family protein, which produces MVDFSKKIKNLNKDVIINPIYIYNDLDRQTTKVGPLRKSQEFVLNDWFENRIDKKDVLLKLNTGAGKTLVGLLILESRRRQENSGIEIYLCNDMNLINQTINQAKLFGINLETISENNEIPDDVIARKKILITSVQKFFNGKTIFNSQYSNIDGLVIDDAHSSSELIKQSCVMKITKSNNKQLYNNLFNLLSDGLKSQGFGDFEDLKNNVNNNLFLPVPYWTWIDKIEEVTRLLSDHSSRSNELKFVWPLLKNKLKYCDCIFSGDRIEIQPLKYPLNNYKGFINANQRIFMSATTASDSVLIKDLDIGENAIKNPLVYPDEKWSGEKMIIIPSIISDNFQRGDIVKEFGSKTNNTFGITIIVPNFYKTCDWKKYGSIIGRKENLEGILETYHKNKFSKPLVLVNRYDGIDLPDDETRILILDSLPKSVSLMDKYIESVVPNGTENKLKIAQKIEQGLGRSVRADTDYSVIIFTGPDLVSFVRDPDNQQYFSKQTLKQIQIGIEISEEAKKDINNDNYLKVLSDLIKQSLLRDEDWKEFYKEQMESLDYSENAHDNIAKISKENVILKDAVNPYVNIDKFNIFIDNFISHYCSSDEEKGWYEQIKARVNYFSSKIDSEKYQKKAYNYNNGLLLLEDSIEISKLKPLMNDERISNIINEIKSYKTYENLLNHIMDITAKLTFGTNSKEFENAMDDIGKILGFKTERPDYEYKKGPDHLWAVKDNLYFIIEDKNKVKESREKINKNEMGQMNNSIGWFNANYHQNDYHAFLVIPTKYHDPAANFNGNVTIIRKGKLNFLTTNIKNFIKEFSNIDLNSLSNDMVRSCILKHSLEIDNFIDNYSEKYV; this is translated from the coding sequence ATGGTTGATTTTTCAAAGAAAATTAAAAATCTTAATAAAGATGTTATTATAAATCCCATATATATATATAATGATTTGGATCGACAAACAACTAAAGTTGGTCCACTGCGTAAAAGTCAAGAATTTGTTTTAAATGATTGGTTTGAAAACAGGATTGATAAAAAAGATGTGTTATTAAAATTAAATACGGGCGCTGGTAAAACACTTGTCGGATTATTAATCTTAGAATCTAGAAGACGTCAAGAAAATTCTGGAATAGAAATATATTTATGTAATGATATGAATCTTATTAATCAAACTATAAATCAAGCTAAATTATTTGGAATTAATCTAGAAACTATCTCTGAAAACAATGAAATTCCTGATGATGTTATTGCTAGGAAGAAAATATTAATTACATCTGTTCAAAAATTTTTTAATGGTAAAACTATTTTTAATAGCCAATACAGTAATATCGACGGCTTAGTTATTGATGATGCTCATTCTAGTTCTGAATTAATAAAACAATCATGTGTAATGAAAATAACCAAATCTAATAATAAACAGTTATATAATAATTTATTTAATTTATTAAGTGATGGATTAAAAAGCCAAGGATTTGGAGATTTTGAAGATTTAAAAAATAACGTTAATAATAACTTATTTTTACCAGTACCTTATTGGACCTGGATTGATAAGATTGAGGAAGTAACTAGATTACTTTCTGATCATTCCTCTAGAAGTAATGAACTGAAATTTGTTTGGCCTTTATTAAAAAATAAATTAAAATATTGTGATTGTATTTTTTCTGGTGATAGAATTGAAATTCAACCATTAAAATATCCACTTAATAATTACAAGGGTTTTATCAATGCAAATCAAAGAATTTTCATGTCAGCAACAACTGCATCTGACTCAGTATTAATAAAAGATCTTGACATTGGAGAAAATGCAATAAAAAATCCTTTAGTTTATCCAGATGAAAAATGGTCTGGTGAAAAAATGATTATCATTCCATCAATTATATCAGATAATTTTCAGAGAGGAGATATTGTAAAAGAGTTCGGATCCAAGACAAATAATACTTTTGGCATCACAATAATTGTTCCAAATTTTTATAAAACATGTGATTGGAAGAAATATGGATCCATTATTGGAAGAAAAGAAAATTTAGAGGGAATATTAGAGACTTACCATAAAAATAAGTTTTCAAAGCCATTAGTATTAGTCAATAGATATGATGGTATAGATCTTCCTGATGATGAGACAAGAATTCTTATTTTAGACTCCCTACCAAAATCCGTATCACTTATGGATAAATATATTGAGAGTGTTGTGCCCAATGGAACAGAAAATAAATTAAAAATAGCGCAGAAAATTGAACAGGGATTAGGAAGAAGTGTACGGGCAGATACGGATTATTCTGTAATTATTTTTACGGGACCAGATTTAGTGAGTTTTGTTAGGGATCCTGACAATCAACAATATTTTAGCAAACAAACTTTAAAACAAATTCAAATTGGTATTGAAATATCAGAAGAGGCTAAAAAAGATATTAATAATGATAACTATTTAAAAGTATTATCTGATTTAATAAAGCAGTCTTTGTTAAGAGATGAAGATTGGAAAGAATTCTATAAAGAACAGATGGAAAGTTTGGATTATTCAGAAAATGCACATGATAATATTGCAAAAATATCAAAAGAAAATGTTATTTTAAAGGATGCGGTAAATCCATATGTTAATATAGACAAATTTAATATTTTTATTGATAATTTTATAAGTCATTATTGCAGTTCTGACGAAGAAAAAGGTTGGTATGAACAAATAAAGGCAAGGGTAAATTATTTTTCTTCAAAAATTGATTCTGAAAAATATCAAAAAAAGGCATATAACTATAATAACGGATTATTATTACTTGAAGATAGCATTGAAATATCTAAACTGAAACCACTAATGAATGATGAACGGATTTCTAATATTATTAACGAAATAAAATCATATAAAACATATGAAAATCTCCTTAATCATATTATGGATATAACAGCAAAATTAACTTTTGGAACTAATAGTAAAGAGTTTGAAAATGCAATGGATGATATTGGGAAAATATTGGGTTTTAAAACTGAGCGGCCAGATTATGAATATAAAAAAGGTCCCGACCATTTATGGGCAGTAAAAGACAACTTATATTTTATTATAGAGGATAAAAACAAGGTTAAAGAATCCCGTGAAAAAATTAATAAAAATGAAATGGGACAGATGAATAATTCGATAGGATGGTTTAATGCTAATTACCATCAAAATGATTATCATGCATTTTTAGTGATACCTACTAAATATCATGATCCAGCAGCAAATTTTAATGGGAATGTTACGATTATTAGAAAAGGAAAATTAAATTTTTTGACAACAAACATTAAAAATTTTATTAAAGAATTTTCAAATATTGATTTAAATTCTCTAAGTAATGATATGGTTAGAAGTTGTATACTAAAACATAGTCTTGAAATTGATAATTTTATAGATAATTATTCAGAAAAATATGTATAG